The Brachyspira hyodysenteriae ATCC 27164 genome includes a window with the following:
- the rdgB gene encoding RdgB/HAM1 family non-canonical purine NTP pyrophosphatase, with the protein MLEKLVIATANKHKLKEIESLFKGTVIKEILSMPSDIGEIIEDGSTFIENSLIKAKTVYNHTKLPSLADDSGLCVNALGGKPGIYSARYGGENLGYKEKMQMLLDELKDKKDRTAYFITSAVCVLDDNYYIAVEGRVNGKIIENPRGFDGFGYDPIFQPDGYNVTYAEMSLEEKNSMSHRALAMNKMKDILSCISNY; encoded by the coding sequence ATGCTTGAAAAATTAGTAATAGCAACAGCAAATAAACATAAATTAAAAGAAATAGAATCGCTATTTAAAGGAACTGTTATAAAAGAAATATTATCAATGCCTTCAGATATAGGTGAAATAATAGAAGACGGCAGCACATTCATAGAAAATTCTCTTATAAAAGCAAAAACAGTATATAATCATACTAAATTACCATCTTTGGCAGATGATTCAGGACTATGCGTTAATGCTCTTGGAGGAAAACCAGGAATATATTCAGCTAGATACGGCGGAGAAAATTTGGGATATAAAGAAAAAATGCAGATGCTTTTAGATGAATTAAAGGATAAAAAAGATAGAACTGCATATTTTATAACTTCTGCTGTTTGCGTATTGGATGATAATTATTATATAGCAGTTGAAGGAAGAGTTAATGGTAAAATAATAGAAAATCCAAGAGGTTTTGATGGTTTCGGGTATGACCCTATATTTCAGCCTGACGGATATAATGTTACATATGCTGAAATGAGTTTAGAAGAAAAAAATTCTATGAGTCATAGAGCATTAGCTATGAATAAAATGAAAGATATTTTATCATGCATTTCAAATTATTAA
- a CDS encoding GyrI-like domain-containing protein has protein sequence MDIEIVEKEDFEVIGKVAEGESEKHSKWVLPLWQEFNKNVKEIINLVKVDENNNLSGIWGIMNDINETFAPWGERGKYMAGVEVKENSSAPEGWTKWNIKGGKFIKVKCNIENYSKVFTNVVENYAPKNGYTIIGNVMEYYIPNSKDFYLFFNIKGN, from the coding sequence ATGGATATAGAAATAGTAGAAAAAGAAGATTTTGAAGTTATAGGAAAAGTAGCTGAAGGAGAAAGCGAAAAACATTCTAAATGGGTATTACCTTTATGGCAGGAATTTAATAAAAATGTTAAAGAAATTATAAATTTGGTAAAGGTTGATGAAAATAATAATTTGTCAGGTATATGGGGAATTATGAATGATATAAATGAAACATTTGCTCCTTGGGGAGAAAGAGGTAAATATATGGCAGGTGTAGAAGTGAAAGAAAACTCTTCTGCCCCTGAAGGTTGGACAAAATGGAATATAAAAGGAGGTAAATTTATAAAAGTTAAATGTAATATAGAAAATTACAGCAAAGTATTTACAAATGTAGTTGAAAATTATGCTCCTAAAAATGGCTATACAATAATAGGAAATGTTATGGAATATTATATACCTAACAGCAAAGATTTTTATCTATTTTTTAATATAAAAGGAAATTAA